One window of the Eucalyptus grandis isolate ANBG69807.140 chromosome 6, ASM1654582v1, whole genome shotgun sequence genome contains the following:
- the LOC104451984 gene encoding LOW QUALITY PROTEIN: LEAF RUST 10 DISEASE-RESISTANCE LOCUS RECEPTOR-LIKE PROTEIN KINASE-like 2.1 (The sequence of the model RefSeq protein was modified relative to this genomic sequence to represent the inferred CDS: inserted 1 base in 1 codon; substituted 1 base at 1 genomic stop codon) → MHRHVLLLITAATALLLLLPTASSFSIGNSLSNCNRTFSCGPLVNVSYPFTGNDLANHCSPPEFHLSCIGNYPELTAGSLTYHVQALNETSRSLTLSRTDLNNGDDCLQQYANTTLNSTIFTFASDSRDLTLFHECSNLTDVSRNNLFSCKINGTETDNCYLIGAVPTDPILNGSKCKVSITVPILPFSAITLTTDRWRLREAVLRGFEVNYTNPYEDQCVMCGGIGGECGFDSDQGSPFVFVGLKMIGGACAIGASISTIAIFTWKVLLFKNKKDREVEQLIGILGSLVPRRYRYTDLKKMTKSFSEKLGQGGSSAVYKGKTRDGCLVVVKILTELKSSPKEFINEVMSISRTSHINIITLLGFCYEGKKRALIFEYMPNSSLDKFIYSGRALNMCSSLEWKILYXIANGITCGLEYLHRGCNTRILHLDIKPHNILLDRDFAPKISNFGLAKLYHGRESAVSITSMRGTIGFIAPKVACXNLGRVSHKSDVHSYGMLVLDMVGFRNSNMKVSNNNEMYFPGWIYRNLEPDKDLKLPMNVTEEEEVLARKMIIVSLWCIQTYPFNRPRIVKVIKMLEGSFESLQMPSKPILYTPL, encoded by the exons ATGCACCGCCACGTGCTCCTCCTCATCACAGCAGCgaccgccctcctcctcctcctccccacgGCGTCTTCTTTCTCTATCGGCAACTCTCTCTCCAACTGCAACCGAACCTTCAGCTGCGGCCCCCTCGTAAATGTCTCCTACCCCTTCACCGGCAACGACCTCGCCAACCACTGCAGCCCGCCAGAGTTCCACCTCAGCTGCATCGGCAATTACCCCGAGCTCACCGCCGGCTCCCTCACATACCACGTCCAGGCACTCAACGAGACTAGCCGATCGCTCACTCTCTCAAGAACCGATCTTAACAACGGCGACGACTGCTTGCAGCAATACGCCAACACCACTCTcaactccaccatcttcacctTCGCTAGCGACAGCAGAGACCTCACCTTGTTTCATGAGTGTTCGAACTTGACGGACGTTAGCCGCAATAATCTGTTCAGTTGCAAGATCAATGGGACCGAGACGGACAACTGTTACTTGATCGGTGCTGTCCCCACTGACCCGATTCTTAACGGGAGCAAGTGTAAGGTGAGCATCACGGTCCCAATTCTGCCGTTCTCGGCGATCACGCTCACCACAGATCGGTGGAGGCTCAGAGAGGCTGTGCTGAGGGGTTTTGAGGTGAATTACACGAATCCGTACGAGGATCAGTGTGTGATGTGTGGTGGGATTGGTGGGGAGTGTGGGTTTGACTCTGATCAGGGAAGCCCATTTGTATTTGTG GGATTGAAAATGATAGGTGGAGCATGTGCTATTGGTGCTTCAATATCTACAATTGCCATTTTCACATGGAAGGTTCTACTcttcaagaacaagaaagatCGTGAAGTTGAGCAATTGATAGGGATCCTTGGATCTCTTGTTCCAAGAAGATACCGATATACCGAtctgaagaaaatgacaaaatcattttCAGAGAAGCTTGGTCAAGGAGGATCTAGTGCAGTATATAAAGGGAAGACCAGAGATGGTTGTCTTGTGGTGGTGAAAATTCTGACAGAGTTGAAAAGTAGCCCAAAAGAATTTATCAATGAAGTCATGAGCATTAGTAGAACTTCtcacattaatataatcactCTCTTAGGTTTTTGTTACGAAGGGAAGAAAAGAGCTCTAATATTCGAGTACATGCCTAATAGTTCGTTGGATAAGTTCATATATTCTGGAAGAGCTTTAAATATGTGTAGTTCCTTGGAATGGAAGATACTAT CAATTGCAAATGGCATTACTTGTGGGCTAGAGTATCTACATCGAGGCTGCAATACCagaatattgcatttggataTAAAACCTCATAATATCTTGCTCGATAGAGATTTTGCCCCTAAGATTTCAAATTTCGGCCTTGCTAAACTTTATCATGGGCGAGAGAGTGCTGTATCAATTACTAGCATGAGAGGAACGATTGGGTTTATTGCCCCAAAAGTTGCTTGTTGAAACTTGGGGAGAGTCTCTCACAAGTCAGATGTTCATAGTTATGGAATGTTGGTTCTTGATATGGTAGGCTTTAGAAATTCTAACATGAAAGTTTCCAACAACAATGAAATGTACTTTCCAGGATGGATTTATAGGAACTTAGAGCCCGACAAAGATCTAAAATTGCCGATGAATgtgacggaggaggaggaagtgctAGCGAGGAAGATGATCATTGTGAGTTTGTGGTGCATTCAAACCTATCCATTCAATCGACCTCGAATAGTGAAGGTGATAAAAATGTTGGAAGGAAGCTTTGAATCACTGCAAATGCCGTCGAAGCCCATCTTGTATACTCCGTTGTGA